A window of the Streptomyces sp. NBC_00454 genome harbors these coding sequences:
- a CDS encoding transcriptional regulator, with protein sequence MTHTAGEGTGLEQARNAAACGAWSDAYAGFLEVREAGDLDLKGLAEFADVAYAAGHLDVTIETWGQLHGELSRLGEDNAAAGAAVRVAMHLLFDTALMAPVRGWLRRADLLLDPLPPLTGVHAWFAAVRTFERLLSGDLEAARGWAERAIETGSHTDPAAAAIGRVAQARLVILDGDVERGLELLDDAGTAAMAGDLDALSTGVVYCELVCALQGLAQYDLAEQWTEAMERWARTNAIGSLHGRCRVHRAEILRLRGQCASAEQQVLLACEELRPYVRRELGWPLTELGRIRLRRGNRAGAQEALLAAHRLGWDPEPGLSLVRLAEGDVDTAAAAIREALARPLPVPSKELPPTSELRRAPLLDAQVRIAIAGADLETARVAARELEEVAVAFESNALAASALRARGEVLLAEGDASGASVFFTDAVRAWNEVGAPYETAECRLRLADAQRALGNLRAETLERGAARTDLDRITRTPAAEEPRTDTAGPDSFVREGDYWRVVFDGRRMTARDSKGMHHLARLLAAPGREFHVLDLAAADTADPAAAAGLGRAGDAGPLLDARAKQMYRRRLAEIEDDMEEARADNDISRQEQTELERGFLISELTRAVGLGGRDRHAGAASERARAAVTQAVRKAIGRLRDVLPTLGDHLDRTIRTGTYCVYAPDPRVPPAWHT encoded by the coding sequence GTGACCCACACCGCTGGGGAGGGAACCGGCCTGGAGCAGGCACGGAACGCCGCAGCCTGCGGAGCGTGGTCGGACGCCTACGCAGGGTTCCTGGAGGTCAGGGAAGCGGGCGATCTCGACCTGAAGGGGCTCGCCGAATTCGCCGACGTCGCATATGCCGCCGGACACCTCGACGTCACGATCGAGACCTGGGGGCAGCTCCACGGCGAACTGTCCCGGCTCGGCGAGGACAACGCCGCGGCCGGAGCCGCTGTGCGGGTCGCCATGCACCTGCTGTTCGACACCGCGCTCATGGCACCCGTACGGGGGTGGCTACGCCGCGCGGACCTCCTCCTCGACCCCCTGCCACCGCTGACCGGCGTGCACGCGTGGTTCGCGGCAGTGCGCACCTTCGAACGCCTCCTCAGCGGCGACCTGGAAGCCGCGCGGGGCTGGGCCGAGCGGGCGATCGAGACGGGCTCGCACACCGATCCGGCGGCAGCGGCGATCGGGCGCGTGGCCCAGGCGAGACTGGTGATCCTCGACGGTGACGTGGAACGGGGCCTGGAACTCCTCGACGACGCCGGAACGGCGGCGATGGCCGGCGACCTCGATGCGCTGTCGACCGGAGTCGTCTACTGCGAGCTGGTGTGCGCACTGCAGGGCCTGGCCCAGTACGACCTGGCCGAACAGTGGACCGAGGCGATGGAGCGGTGGGCGCGCACGAACGCGATCGGCAGCCTGCACGGCCGGTGCCGGGTGCACCGGGCCGAGATCCTGCGTCTGCGGGGCCAGTGCGCGAGCGCCGAGCAGCAGGTGTTGCTCGCGTGCGAGGAACTGCGCCCCTATGTGCGGCGCGAGCTGGGCTGGCCGCTGACGGAGCTGGGCCGGATCCGGCTGCGGCGCGGCAACCGGGCCGGCGCCCAAGAGGCGCTGCTGGCCGCCCACCGCCTCGGGTGGGATCCGGAACCCGGGCTCTCGCTCGTCCGGCTTGCCGAAGGCGACGTAGACACGGCGGCCGCCGCGATCCGGGAGGCCCTGGCGCGGCCGCTGCCGGTGCCGTCGAAGGAGCTGCCCCCCACCTCCGAGCTGCGGCGGGCACCGTTGCTGGACGCGCAGGTCAGGATCGCCATTGCCGGCGCCGACCTGGAGACGGCACGGGTCGCGGCCCGGGAGCTCGAGGAGGTGGCCGTCGCCTTCGAGAGCAACGCGCTCGCCGCATCGGCATTGCGGGCCCGGGGTGAAGTCCTGCTCGCCGAGGGCGACGCGTCCGGCGCGTCCGTGTTCTTCACCGATGCCGTCCGGGCCTGGAACGAGGTCGGCGCCCCCTACGAGACGGCCGAGTGCCGGCTCCGGCTCGCGGACGCCCAGCGGGCCCTGGGCAACCTCCGGGCCGAGACCCTGGAGCGGGGGGCGGCCCGCACCGACCTCGATCGGATCACCCGCACTCCCGCGGCCGAGGAGCCGCGGACGGACACGGCAGGGCCGGACTCCTTCGTCCGGGAGGGCGACTACTGGAGGGTCGTCTTCGACGGTCGGCGCATGACGGCACGCGACAGCAAAGGCATGCACCACCTGGCCCGCTTGCTCGCCGCCCCGGGCCGGGAGTTCCACGTCCTCGACCTCGCCGCCGCCGACACCGCCGACCCCGCCGCCGCAGCCGGGCTCGGCCGCGCCGGCGACGCCGGTCCCCTCCTGGACGCCCGCGCCAAGCAGATGTACCGCCGACGCCTCGCGGAGATCGAGGACGACATGGAGGAGGCCCGCGCCGACAACGACATCTCCCGGCAGGAACAGACCGAACTCGAACGTGGATTCCTGATCAGCGAACTCACCCGGGCCGTCGGGCTCGGCGGCCGCGACCGGCACGCCGGCGCAGCCTCCGAACGGGCCCGGGCCGCCGTCACCCAGGCCGTACGCAAGGCCATCGGCCGTCTCCGCGACGTGCTGCCGACCCTCGGCGACCACCTCGACCGGACGATCCGCACGGGAACGTACTGCGTCTATGCCCCCGATCCACGCGTTCCTCCCGCGTGGCACACGTGA
- a CDS encoding alpha/beta fold hydrolase, whose product MDTATVNGIQLEYEIRGTGEPVLLISPVLADGFAPLLSEPALTERYRLVSYHKRGWGGSTHTPGPVSVADHAADAIALLDHLGIDRTHVVGHSSGAAVAAQMAQDHPDRIATLALLELSLLSVPSGEAFFAQAGPAFAAYADGDAERAVELFLSLVGGVDGERCRALLEDCMPGSFEQAVKDADTFFGIELPALAEWRFSPENAAAIRQPVLSLLGSNTLQLWVEVAEFLRSNVPDMEECVIGDVGHLLHIERSRPVAEALARFLEQHPIAS is encoded by the coding sequence ATGGACACCGCCACCGTGAACGGCATCCAGCTGGAATACGAGATCCGCGGAACCGGGGAGCCGGTCCTGCTCATCAGCCCGGTCCTCGCCGACGGCTTCGCCCCGCTCCTCTCCGAACCGGCACTCACCGAGCGCTACCGGCTGGTCAGCTACCACAAGCGCGGCTGGGGCGGCAGCACCCACACTCCCGGGCCGGTCTCCGTCGCCGACCACGCCGCCGATGCCATCGCGCTGCTCGACCACCTCGGCATCGACCGCACGCACGTGGTCGGACACTCGAGCGGCGCGGCGGTCGCCGCCCAGATGGCCCAGGACCACCCCGACCGCATCGCGACGCTCGCCCTGCTGGAGCTCTCGCTGCTGTCCGTGCCCTCGGGCGAGGCGTTCTTCGCTCAGGCGGGGCCGGCGTTCGCGGCGTACGCCGACGGGGATGCCGAACGCGCCGTCGAGCTGTTCCTGTCCCTCGTCGGCGGCGTGGACGGTGAACGCTGCCGGGCCCTGCTCGAGGACTGTATGCCGGGCAGCTTCGAGCAGGCGGTCAAGGATGCCGACACGTTCTTCGGGATCGAGCTCCCCGCCCTGGCCGAGTGGCGGTTCAGCCCGGAAAACGCCGCTGCGATCCGCCAACCGGTGCTGTCCCTGCTGGGAAGCAACACCCTGCAACTGTGGGTCGAGGTCGCCGAGTTCCTCCGCTCCAACGTGCCCGACATGGAGGAGTGCGTCATCGGCGACGTCGGCCATCTGCTCCACATCGAACGTTCCCGGCCGGTCGCCGAGGCCCTGGCCCGGTTCCTGGAGCAGCACCCGATCGCATCCTGA
- a CDS encoding cellulose binding domain-containing protein has product MRSSPRRARSSPGLLGALLTAVVSMAALLTAASASHADTTICETFGSATIQGRYVVQNNRWGTGESQCIAVTDSGFRITRADGSVPTNGAPKSYPSVYNGCHYTNCSPGTNLPAQLRTVSTAPTSISYGYVNDGAYDAAYDIWLDPTPRTDGVSRTEIMVWLNRVGPVQPVGSRAGTATVAGRQWEVWSGNNGSNDVLSFVAPSPITGWTFDVMDFVQQAVSRGLAQSSWYLTSVQAGFEPWQNGTGLAVTSFSSTVNTGSTGDPGTPGGSTACKVTYAPNVWQGGFTTDVTITNTGSTKVSNWKLAFTLPSGQQITSAWNANVAPSSGAVTAANVAYNAEIAAGGQAAFGFQGTYGGTFTKPSAFSLNGSACTIA; this is encoded by the coding sequence ATGCGATCTTCGCCGCGCCGTGCCCGCAGCTCGCCGGGCCTGCTGGGCGCCCTGCTCACCGCCGTCGTCTCAATGGCCGCCCTGCTCACCGCCGCGTCGGCGTCACATGCCGACACCACGATCTGCGAGACGTTCGGATCGGCGACGATCCAGGGCCGCTACGTCGTCCAGAACAACCGGTGGGGCACCGGCGAGAGCCAGTGCATCGCCGTCACCGATTCCGGGTTCAGGATCACCCGGGCCGACGGTTCGGTCCCCACGAACGGCGCGCCGAAGTCCTACCCGTCCGTGTACAACGGCTGCCACTACACCAACTGCTCGCCCGGCACGAACCTCCCCGCCCAGCTCCGTACCGTGTCCACCGCGCCTACCAGCATCTCGTACGGTTATGTCAACGACGGGGCGTACGACGCCGCGTACGACATCTGGCTCGACCCCACGCCCCGCACCGACGGCGTGAGCCGGACGGAGATCATGGTGTGGTTGAACAGGGTCGGACCGGTCCAACCCGTGGGCTCCCGGGCCGGCACCGCCACCGTGGCCGGGCGCCAGTGGGAGGTGTGGTCGGGCAACAACGGCTCGAACGACGTCCTGTCGTTCGTCGCCCCGTCGCCGATCACCGGCTGGACCTTCGACGTCATGGACTTCGTCCAGCAGGCCGTCTCCCGGGGGCTGGCGCAGAGCAGCTGGTACCTGACGAGCGTCCAGGCGGGCTTCGAGCCCTGGCAGAACGGCACCGGCCTCGCCGTGACCTCGTTCTCCTCCACGGTCAACACGGGCTCCACCGGTGACCCGGGCACCCCCGGAGGCTCCACGGCCTGCAAGGTGACCTACGCGCCGAACGTCTGGCAGGGCGGCTTCACCACCGACGTCACCATCACCAACACCGGCTCCACCAAGGTGAGCAACTGGAAGCTCGCCTTCACCCTGCCCTCCGGACAACAGATCACCAGTGCCTGGAACGCGAACGTCGCCCCGTCCTCGGGAGCGGTCACGGCCGCCAACGTGGCCTACAACGCAGAGATCGCGGCCGGCGGCCAGGCCGCCTTCGGATTCCAGGGCACCTACGGCGGCACCTTCACCAAGCCCTCCGCCTTCAGCCTGAACGGGAGCGCCTGCACCATCGCGTGA
- a CDS encoding glycoside hydrolase family 6 protein: MSRTIPRTIPRTALLAALSLVTAAGATATVFGTSAGAATAGCKVEYQITNQWNNGFGTNVTVTNTGDPVASWTLEWSYANGQQVTQGWNATITQSGAAVTAKSMSYNGSLATGGSTSFGFNGSHTGTNAVPATFKLNGVTCNGATDPTQPPTTPPTTPPTTPPTTPPTTPPPTGGKVDNPYAGAKMYVNPEWSAHAAAEPGGSRVSNQPTAVWLDRIALVTGTSGTMGLRDHLNAALTQKGSGELVVQLVIYNLPGRDCSALASNGELGPTEIDKYKTQYIDPIAAILAEPKYAGLRIVTTVEIDSLPNLVTNVSGRPTATANCDVMKTNGNYIKGVGYALNKLGSIANVYNYVDAGHHGWLGWDDNLGASAEMFKQAATAEGSTLSNVHGFIVNTANYSALKEDNFKIDDSVNGTSVRQSKWVDWNRYTDELSYAQGMRTKLVSLGFDANIGMLIDTSRNGWGGTARPTGPGALTSVDTYVNGGRYDRRIHLGNWCNQSGAGLGERPQAAPAAGIDAYVWIKPPGESDGASKEIPNNEGKGFDRMCDPTYTGNARNGNSMSGSLPNAPLAGQWFSAQFQELMKNAYPAL; encoded by the coding sequence ATGAGCCGCACGATCCCCCGCACGATCCCCCGTACCGCCCTACTGGCGGCCCTCAGTCTCGTCACGGCCGCCGGCGCCACCGCCACCGTGTTCGGTACCAGCGCCGGAGCCGCCACCGCCGGCTGCAAGGTCGAGTACCAGATCACCAACCAGTGGAACAACGGCTTCGGCACCAACGTGACCGTCACCAACACCGGTGACCCGGTCGCCTCCTGGACCCTGGAGTGGTCGTACGCGAACGGCCAGCAGGTCACCCAGGGCTGGAATGCCACCATCACCCAGTCCGGCGCCGCGGTCACCGCGAAGAGCATGTCCTACAACGGGTCGCTGGCCACGGGCGGTTCGACCTCCTTCGGCTTCAACGGCTCGCACACCGGCACGAACGCGGTCCCCGCGACGTTCAAGCTCAACGGCGTCACCTGCAACGGTGCGACCGACCCGACCCAGCCACCGACCACTCCCCCGACGACCCCTCCCACCACACCGCCCACGACGCCGCCGACCACGCCTCCGCCCACCGGCGGGAAGGTCGACAACCCCTACGCCGGCGCCAAGATGTACGTGAACCCCGAGTGGTCCGCCCATGCCGCCGCCGAACCGGGCGGCAGCAGGGTGTCCAACCAGCCCACCGCCGTCTGGCTGGACCGCATCGCCCTCGTCACGGGCACGAGCGGCACGATGGGTCTGCGCGACCACCTCAACGCGGCCCTGACGCAGAAGGGAAGCGGCGAACTCGTCGTCCAGCTGGTGATCTACAACCTGCCGGGACGTGACTGCTCCGCGCTCGCCTCCAACGGCGAACTGGGCCCCACCGAGATCGACAAGTACAAGACGCAGTACATCGACCCGATCGCCGCGATCCTCGCCGAACCCAAGTACGCAGGGCTGCGGATCGTCACCACCGTCGAGATCGACTCACTGCCGAACCTGGTCACCAACGTCTCCGGCCGCCCCACCGCCACCGCCAACTGCGACGTGATGAAGACCAACGGCAACTACATCAAGGGCGTCGGCTACGCCCTGAACAAGCTCGGCTCGATCGCCAACGTCTACAACTACGTCGACGCCGGCCACCACGGCTGGCTCGGCTGGGACGACAACCTCGGCGCCTCCGCCGAGATGTTCAAGCAGGCCGCGACCGCCGAGGGCTCCACGCTCTCCAACGTGCACGGCTTCATCGTCAACACCGCCAACTACAGCGCCCTGAAGGAGGACAACTTCAAGATCGACGACTCCGTCAACGGCACCTCCGTGCGCCAGTCGAAGTGGGTCGACTGGAACCGCTACACCGACGAACTGTCCTACGCCCAAGGCATGCGGACCAAGCTGGTCTCCCTGGGCTTCGACGCCAACATCGGCATGCTCATCGACACCTCCCGCAACGGCTGGGGCGGCACCGCCCGCCCGACCGGACCGGGCGCGCTGACGAGCGTGGACACCTACGTCAACGGCGGCCGCTACGACCGGCGCATCCACCTCGGCAACTGGTGCAACCAGTCGGGCGCGGGGCTCGGCGAACGACCGCAAGCGGCTCCGGCCGCCGGCATCGACGCCTACGTGTGGATCAAGCCCCCGGGCGAGTCCGACGGGGCGAGCAAGGAGATCCCGAACAACGAGGGCAAGGGCTTCGACCGGATGTGCGACCCCACCTACACGGGCAACGCCCGCAACGGCAACAGCATGTCGGGCTCCCTCCCGAACGCACCGCTCGCGGGCCAGTGGTTCTCCGCACAGTTCCAGGAGCTCATGAAGAACGCCTACCCGGCACTGTGA